One window of Chamaesiphon minutus PCC 6605 genomic DNA carries:
- a CDS encoding response regulator, which produces MIGLLLVDDQSLICQGLAAILDREDDLQVLGCAENGRAAISQVESLQPDVVLMDIRMPIMTGIEATRLIVDRFPTVKVLVLSTFDDDRDIALSMRAGANGYLLKDMPAPELVGAIRLVHRGYTQMAPGLMEKLVTNVADPADSIPPAEPAALKQIPARERDVLRLIGQGCTNRQIATQLNLAEGTVKTYVTHLLNRLALSNRSQLAIFANSF; this is translated from the coding sequence ATGATTGGCTTACTACTAGTAGACGACCAAAGTTTGATTTGCCAAGGCTTGGCAGCAATTCTCGATCGAGAAGACGATCTGCAAGTACTTGGATGTGCAGAAAATGGACGAGCGGCGATTTCTCAGGTCGAATCTTTGCAGCCAGATGTAGTCTTGATGGATATCCGAATGCCCATAATGACGGGGATTGAAGCGACGCGGCTGATTGTCGATCGATTTCCCACCGTCAAGGTATTAGTTCTGAGTACATTTGATGACGATCGTGATATTGCGCTATCGATGCGAGCAGGTGCCAACGGATATTTGCTCAAAGACATGCCTGCGCCAGAACTAGTTGGGGCGATTCGGTTAGTTCATCGTGGCTATACCCAAATGGCACCAGGACTGATGGAAAAGCTAGTCACAAATGTTGCCGATCCCGCCGATAGCATTCCTCCAGCCGAGCCAGCAGCCTTAAAACAAATACCAGCCAGAGAACGCGATGTCTTGCGGCTGATCGGGCAAGGCTGCACAAATCGCCAAATCGCCACTCAATTGAACCTCGCTGAAGGCACTGTCAAAACCTATGTGACTCATCTGCTCAACCGTTTGGCACTTAGCAATCGATCGCAACTGGCTATTTTTGCTAATTCGTTTTAG
- a CDS encoding response regulator has protein sequence MLQTRQVQHTLMAYLRHELCTPIDATIGYSAMLLEELQTQPDSIFVADLQKIHACSQQLLTLVTTILDPVQLEMSQIDGELSRFGAELRMELLTPLSTIIGYCEMLLEEAPAELIPDLDKIHTAAHQLLSLVNDIVHLAQQQLQRLTTPDTNSPLLLEHPATAILLRSATTTLETLDRESTVTQSQGGMILVVDDNPTNCDLLSRQLKRQGYTVTTATNARQALRLLKAISYDLILLDAIMPEIDGLELLQQLKQDDRFKHIPAIVISALETIDVAVKCIELGAEDYLQKPCNPILLQARIATSLEKKRLRDREILYRQQVEHLTATAAAIEERNRIAREIHDSLGHSLTALNVQMQAAATLLLTDPTQAHSFLTQAQRLGKTAMQEVRESVRALRTDERTEQPFAETIAALAEEFRQVTGITPNICLRLTQPLSFSVSKTLYRIVQETLTNISKYAEATQVQIHSIATEHRIDLKITDNGRGFNAHQQTTGFGLQGMQERVAALNGKFHLTTSPGSGCQIQVELPLSLN, from the coding sequence ATGCTCCAAACTCGCCAAGTGCAGCACACACTAATGGCTTACCTCCGCCACGAACTCTGTACCCCGATCGATGCCACGATCGGTTACAGTGCCATGCTGCTCGAAGAGCTACAAACACAGCCAGACTCAATCTTCGTTGCCGATCTCCAAAAGATTCATGCCTGTAGTCAACAACTATTGACACTCGTAACGACAATTCTCGATCCAGTGCAACTGGAAATGAGCCAGATTGACGGCGAACTGAGTCGGTTTGGTGCCGAGCTAAGGATGGAACTACTCACGCCCCTAAGCACGATTATCGGCTACTGCGAGATGCTGTTAGAGGAAGCTCCAGCCGAATTGATTCCCGATCTAGACAAAATTCATACTGCGGCTCACCAGTTATTGAGCCTGGTAAATGATATCGTCCATCTGGCCCAGCAACAGTTACAGCGGTTGACAACCCCAGATACTAATTCTCCACTACTTCTGGAACACCCAGCCACGGCGATCCTGCTGCGGAGCGCAACCACTACACTAGAAACGCTCGATCGAGAGTCTACCGTAACGCAATCACAGGGAGGGATGATTTTAGTAGTCGATGACAACCCGACCAATTGTGACTTACTCTCGCGCCAATTAAAACGGCAAGGTTATACAGTCACAACGGCGACTAATGCCCGTCAAGCCTTACGCCTGCTCAAAGCGATCTCTTATGACTTGATTTTGTTAGATGCGATCATGCCAGAAATTGATGGGCTGGAGTTACTCCAGCAGCTCAAACAGGACGATCGATTCAAGCACATTCCGGCGATCGTCATTTCGGCTCTAGAAACGATCGATGTTGCAGTTAAATGTATCGAACTCGGTGCCGAAGACTACTTGCAAAAGCCCTGCAATCCGATCTTACTCCAAGCCAGGATTGCTACCAGTTTAGAGAAAAAGCGACTGCGCGATCGGGAAATCCTCTACCGCCAACAAGTAGAACATCTGACCGCAACCGCCGCCGCGATCGAAGAACGCAACCGGATCGCCCGTGAGATTCACGACTCCTTAGGACATTCGCTGACGGCTTTAAACGTGCAGATGCAAGCTGCGGCAACCTTGTTGCTCACCGATCCGACTCAAGCCCACTCGTTTCTGACTCAAGCCCAGCGGTTGGGTAAAACTGCCATGCAAGAAGTCCGAGAATCGGTCAGAGCACTGCGAACAGACGAACGCACCGAACAGCCCTTCGCCGAAACGATCGCGGCTTTGGCAGAAGAGTTTCGGCAAGTTACAGGGATTACCCCGAACATTTGTCTTCGACTGACCCAACCTTTGTCTTTTTCCGTATCTAAAACCCTCTATCGGATCGTGCAAGAAACATTGACAAATATCTCCAAATATGCAGAGGCGACTCAGGTGCAAATTCACTCGATCGCCACCGAGCATCGGATCGACCTCAAGATTACCGATAACGGTCGCGGATTTAATGCTCACCAACAAACAACCGGATTTGGACTACAAGGAATGCAAGAACGAGTCGCCGCACTCAACGGCAAGTTTCACCTAACAACCTCACCAGGATCTGGCTGCCAAATCCAAGTCGAACTTCCCCTGTCGCTCAATTAA
- a CDS encoding NACHT domain-containing protein: MGFFDTVARLTITEVFKAGLAEVNSHLNPDEMIVLLQQAEIAADEAQPELGGLFRRIDRDGANGYQKFLKFFQSRLVQNELQRPFQNGGKPNVKILVEVFKRSAFEHPESENYLSDLMPLWMDAFVESYFDRVGICFQVAKEQYLKQLARRVNKVKFVGMAVPAGEVETQKGLVQIFVMPDVREKRSGVINDIDIDYGCILDSAPKDLSSQEYQELKGFVQQKNLLQEQKQWALRDRSAARVSAPKVLNLAQKKVVLLGAPGSGKTMLSSYFALMLCQSTPTEISLDVKVELPIFIRIRDWISKPEQGLLSYLRWDAEANLSINNLPLGFFEHWLERGQALILLDGLDEVVNEAQQSKVVEKIETFLHQYQNNPAVITSRPAGYREAFNLDEFPHYTLESFDDKQVATFIDHWYDSRLKDDKAQAERRKVDLQKAFARNDRIRLLARNPLLLTLITLIHRDGGELPKQRYKLYERAVEMLLIQWDCARDIKLDPKNILFKSEDLLYVLKKIAYWIHTQGSIGETEGGTLIDKDELMRQLRTEIKMLKKCESHEATAEAKRFIDFIRERTGLLNEQGIDCYAFVHKTFQEYLTAEEIYEADESGEDTEIIGRHFREYVHDQHWREVLLLLVSKLKGKKAQNAIQTVLDANSKYEQWLHRDLLFAGWCLTEDPSRLTMVAADWVGEILDRLVDLEVENSDRIGSRIRSEVEKILYCFGETNSEVDVWEKLQAKGDRIDRFQR; encoded by the coding sequence ATGGGATTCTTTGATACTGTCGCTAGATTGACAATAACGGAAGTTTTCAAGGCAGGTTTGGCTGAGGTGAATAGTCACCTGAATCCAGATGAGATGATAGTGCTGTTACAGCAAGCAGAAATAGCGGCAGATGAAGCACAACCAGAACTTGGTGGATTATTTCGGCGGATCGATCGTGATGGCGCGAATGGATATCAAAAGTTCCTAAAGTTTTTTCAGTCACGTTTGGTACAGAATGAGTTGCAGAGACCTTTTCAGAATGGTGGTAAGCCTAATGTAAAGATTCTAGTGGAGGTGTTTAAACGATCTGCATTCGAGCATCCCGAATCAGAGAATTACCTATCCGATTTGATGCCGTTGTGGATGGATGCGTTTGTTGAAAGCTATTTCGATCGCGTAGGAATTTGCTTTCAGGTGGCAAAGGAGCAATATCTGAAGCAATTGGCGCGGCGGGTAAATAAAGTAAAGTTTGTTGGAATGGCTGTGCCAGCAGGAGAGGTTGAAACGCAGAAGGGTTTAGTACAGATATTTGTCATGCCAGATGTGCGGGAAAAACGCAGTGGAGTAATAAATGACATAGATATTGATTATGGCTGTATTCTTGACTCTGCGCCCAAAGATTTGTCGAGCCAGGAATATCAAGAATTAAAGGGTTTTGTTCAACAGAAAAATTTACTCCAAGAACAAAAACAATGGGCACTGCGAGATCGATCTGCTGCGCGAGTTTCAGCTCCAAAAGTTCTGAATTTGGCTCAGAAAAAAGTAGTGTTACTAGGCGCACCAGGTTCTGGAAAAACCATGTTGTCTAGCTATTTTGCCTTAATGCTGTGTCAAAGTACTCCAACTGAGATTAGCTTGGATGTAAAGGTCGAGTTGCCTATTTTTATAAGAATTCGAGATTGGATTTCAAAACCTGAACAAGGATTGTTGAGTTATTTACGTTGGGATGCGGAAGCGAATTTATCCATCAACAATTTACCTTTGGGATTTTTTGAGCATTGGCTGGAGAGAGGGCAAGCATTAATTTTACTTGATGGGCTAGATGAGGTTGTAAATGAAGCCCAACAAAGTAAAGTGGTGGAAAAGATTGAGACATTTTTGCATCAATACCAGAACAATCCGGCGGTAATTACGTCACGTCCAGCAGGGTATCGAGAAGCTTTCAATCTCGATGAATTTCCCCACTATACGCTGGAATCCTTCGATGACAAGCAAGTGGCGACATTTATCGACCATTGGTATGACAGTCGGCTCAAGGATGATAAGGCGCAAGCAGAACGGCGGAAGGTTGATTTGCAGAAGGCATTTGCCAGAAATGATCGGATTCGACTGCTGGCTAGAAATCCATTGTTATTGACACTTATTACATTAATTCATCGTGATGGAGGTGAGTTACCTAAACAGCGTTACAAGCTCTACGAGAGAGCGGTGGAAATGTTGCTGATCCAGTGGGATTGTGCGAGAGATATCAAGCTCGATCCTAAGAATATTCTTTTCAAGTCAGAAGATTTATTGTATGTCTTAAAAAAAATAGCTTACTGGATTCATACTCAGGGCAGTATAGGGGAAACAGAAGGTGGCACACTCATTGACAAGGATGAGTTAATGCGGCAGTTACGAACAGAAATTAAGATGCTAAAAAAATGCGAATCGCATGAAGCAACGGCAGAAGCAAAAAGGTTTATCGATTTTATAAGAGAACGGACAGGTTTATTAAATGAACAAGGCATAGATTGCTATGCTTTCGTACATAAGACGTTTCAGGAATATCTAACAGCAGAGGAGATCTATGAGGCAGATGAATCGGGAGAGGATACAGAGATTATCGGGAGACATTTTCGGGAGTATGTACACGATCAACATTGGCGAGAAGTTTTGTTATTACTGGTGTCGAAGCTGAAAGGTAAGAAAGCACAAAATGCGATTCAGACTGTTTTGGATGCTAATAGCAAGTATGAACAGTGGTTACATCGAGATTTACTTTTTGCAGGTTGGTGTCTGACAGAAGATCCATCTAGATTGACAATGGTAGCGGCGGATTGGGTGGGGGAAATACTCGATCGATTGGTTGATTTAGAGGTTGAAAATTCCGATCGGATTGGTAG
- a CDS encoding cytochrome-c peroxidase: MQLLNIDRRIQRWIYFAALIFGASLLVLFLQHRSSFQPSVTIPKQIEIALTGEPIQAIPQEIAINLPKVTLGEKLFQDVRLSTNNQKSCLSCHSFSLGGADGRSHSIGINGIPTEVNTPTVFNARFNFRLNWNGKYTNLSDHLDALMSNPKVMGVQWPAAIRSLEQVPEYRQLFDRVYPDGLTPTNIKDALVAYELSLNTPNARFDRFLLGDKQALTAAEIEGYRLFKANGCISCHQGVNVGGNMFQPFGIMSDYFAARGRMTPADLGRFNVTKNEADRHLFRVPSLRNVALTAPYFHDGSAKTLEEAIATMTKYQLGRTLPTEQIASIAKFLRTLTGEYRGKPL, from the coding sequence ATGCAATTACTGAATATCGATCGGCGAATTCAACGCTGGATTTACTTTGCGGCTTTAATTTTCGGCGCGAGTCTGCTCGTACTTTTCTTGCAGCACAGATCTTCGTTCCAGCCGTCTGTGACAATACCCAAACAGATCGAAATAGCTCTGACTGGCGAACCGATCCAAGCGATTCCGCAAGAAATCGCAATTAATCTACCTAAAGTAACGTTGGGTGAGAAATTATTTCAAGACGTGCGCTTGTCTACAAATAATCAGAAATCTTGCCTCAGTTGTCACAGTTTTAGCTTGGGTGGGGCTGATGGTCGTTCCCATTCGATCGGCATCAATGGCATCCCGACTGAAGTTAATACCCCAACGGTGTTTAATGCGCGGTTCAACTTTCGACTCAATTGGAACGGAAAATATACCAATCTTAGCGATCATCTCGATGCGCTGATGAGCAATCCGAAGGTGATGGGCGTTCAATGGCCAGCCGCGATTCGATCGTTGGAGCAGGTGCCAGAATACAGGCAGCTATTCGATCGGGTTTATCCAGATGGACTGACTCCCACCAATATTAAAGATGCGCTCGTCGCTTATGAATTGTCGCTCAATACGCCAAATGCGCGGTTCGATCGCTTTTTGCTCGGCGATAAACAGGCATTGACAGCCGCCGAAATAGAGGGATATCGGTTGTTTAAAGCCAATGGTTGCATCAGTTGTCATCAAGGGGTGAATGTCGGGGGCAATATGTTTCAACCCTTTGGGATTATGAGTGACTATTTTGCCGCTCGGGGTCGGATGACTCCAGCCGATTTAGGTCGTTTCAATGTTACCAAAAATGAGGCCGATCGCCATCTATTTCGGGTGCCGAGTCTACGGAATGTCGCGCTGACTGCGCCTTACTTTCATGATGGTTCAGCCAAAACTTTGGAGGAGGCGATCGCCACGATGACCAAATATCAACTCGGTCGCACTTTGCCTACAGAGCAGATTGCTTCGATCGCCAAGTTTTTACGTACCCTCACTGGTGAGTATCGAGGCAAACCCTTATGA
- a CDS encoding DAHL domain-containing protein, whose amino-acid sequence MRSVFYHKILAPLESTSRANRDRYSQLFLARGGYLLPLVLVVLVLLWVKSLAIDVDRHNQYLAHLRQIQTLDARIDRNVLQVRDGLLTYYDPIVNDLAQINRLQTDLQRAPSFVDADSRQELDRLLQTQRDLWQQKEESIFKFQSQNAVLINSLTYFPIAIADITKSTTAPALKERLNTLLRDILLFNLSTEKTLIPQIQREIAQISTTEGTTIKTVLSHAQIILNKRDRINDSVKLMMELPTAASSEKLAIAYNQRYQAAIDTTNNYRLWFYLLSIVLLGGIATWILLKIRAYAAATAQAEEKYRSIFENSVTGICQTTPDGRFLSANPGLAQIYGYESVAALMAHVTDIDRQIFVFPERRAELLRLLQTQGAVADFEAQVYRQDGTTIWTVENIRCVRDARGNLRYYEGTVTDINARKQAEAALQEAKLAAEVTNLAKSQFLANMSHELRTPLNAIIGYSEMSIEEITDLGIPSLVPDIQKIHGAGQHLLGLINNILDLSKVEAGKVELFLETFEIAPLLTEIAATMRPLVMKNHNTLVINCPPDLGSMHADITKLRQSLFNLLGNASKFTEHGTITLGAKREATGWLAFSVADTGIGMNPDQQAKLFQSFTQADASTTRKYGGTGLGLVITQQFCQIMGGEIQVASTAGTGTTFTIRLPDPVEPLSPEPASQNGHQQPNIITTLSTSVAGASTILTIDDDANARDLMQRFLIRSGYNAIAAASGAEGLRLAKEHLPAAILLDVKMPDLDGWGVLSRLKSDPDLADIPVMMVTIEGDRALSSALGAVDYLVKPVDYDRLMTLLEPYQTNSAPTSVMVVEDNSENREMICRQLTKAGWRVLAAQHGIEALALMQTEEPGVILLDLMMPEMDGFEFLRQLRQHPQWRSLPVIVLTAKDLTTEERQWLDSQTQRIYQKGAGNKQILDEIRTLIASHSSQRC is encoded by the coding sequence ATGAGATCGGTTTTTTACCACAAAATCTTAGCACCGCTGGAATCTACTTCCCGCGCCAACCGCGATCGCTATTCGCAACTGTTTTTAGCACGGGGCGGTTATCTATTGCCCCTGGTGTTGGTGGTATTAGTCCTGCTCTGGGTGAAGTCATTAGCGATCGATGTCGATCGTCATAATCAATATCTTGCCCACTTGCGCCAAATCCAAACCTTAGATGCGCGGATCGATCGCAATGTCTTGCAGGTACGGGATGGACTCTTAACTTATTACGACCCAATTGTCAACGATTTAGCCCAGATTAACCGATTACAGACCGATCTCCAGCGTGCGCCCAGTTTTGTGGATGCAGATAGTCGCCAAGAACTCGATCGGTTGTTGCAAACACAGCGCGATCTTTGGCAGCAGAAAGAAGAGTCGATCTTCAAGTTTCAATCGCAAAATGCGGTTTTAATTAACTCGTTGACCTATTTCCCGATCGCGATCGCTGATATCACTAAAAGTACCACAGCCCCCGCCCTGAAGGAACGGTTGAATACCCTGCTGCGAGATATTTTGTTATTTAATCTCTCTACTGAGAAAACCTTAATTCCGCAAATCCAACGAGAAATTGCCCAGATCTCGACAACTGAAGGGACGACGATTAAAACGGTGTTGAGTCATGCCCAGATTATTCTCAACAAACGCGATCGAATCAATGATTCAGTCAAGCTGATGATGGAATTGCCCACCGCCGCCAGCAGTGAAAAGCTGGCGATCGCCTACAATCAACGCTATCAAGCCGCGATCGACACAACTAACAACTATCGACTCTGGTTTTATCTGCTATCGATCGTGCTGCTGGGGGGAATTGCGACTTGGATCTTGCTCAAAATTAGAGCCTATGCCGCAGCCACCGCACAAGCTGAGGAAAAATATCGCAGTATCTTTGAAAATTCCGTCACGGGGATCTGTCAGACGACTCCTGACGGTCGATTTCTCAGTGCCAATCCCGGACTGGCACAGATCTATGGCTATGAATCCGTCGCCGCTTTAATGGCACACGTAACAGATATCGATCGACAGATTTTTGTATTCCCAGAGCGACGGGCAGAGTTGCTGCGATTGCTGCAAACCCAAGGAGCGGTAGCGGATTTTGAGGCGCAAGTTTACCGCCAGGATGGCACGACGATCTGGACTGTCGAAAATATCAGGTGCGTGCGCGATGCCAGGGGGAATCTCCGCTACTACGAAGGCACCGTCACCGACATTAACGCCCGCAAACAAGCCGAAGCAGCACTCCAAGAAGCTAAACTCGCAGCGGAAGTTACCAACCTTGCCAAGAGCCAGTTCTTGGCGAATATGAGCCACGAATTACGCACGCCGTTGAATGCGATCATCGGCTATAGCGAGATGTCGATCGAAGAAATTACCGATCTGGGCATCCCCAGTTTGGTGCCAGACATCCAAAAGATCCACGGTGCGGGGCAGCATCTGCTGGGGCTGATTAATAATATTCTCGATCTGTCTAAAGTCGAAGCAGGAAAGGTCGAACTCTTCCTCGAAACCTTCGAGATCGCGCCATTGCTAACCGAGATCGCGGCGACAATGCGCCCCCTAGTGATGAAAAACCACAATACCTTAGTCATCAACTGTCCGCCCGATCTTGGCTCCATGCACGCGGACATCACTAAGCTGCGGCAGAGCCTGTTCAACCTGTTGGGTAATGCGAGCAAGTTTACCGAACATGGCACGATTACATTAGGCGCAAAGCGAGAAGCAACGGGTTGGCTCGCTTTTTCGGTCGCCGATACCGGAATTGGGATGAATCCAGATCAACAGGCAAAGCTATTTCAGTCCTTTACTCAAGCCGATGCCTCCACCACCCGCAAGTATGGTGGCACGGGCTTGGGATTGGTCATCACGCAGCAATTCTGTCAAATTATGGGGGGCGAGATCCAGGTGGCTAGCACCGCAGGCACGGGGACAACCTTTACGATTCGCTTGCCAGATCCAGTCGAGCCACTCTCGCCCGAACCAGCTAGTCAAAATGGACATCAACAGCCAAATATTATTACCACTCTAAGTACCTCAGTCGCTGGTGCCAGCACCATTCTGACGATCGATGATGACGCTAATGCCCGGGATCTGATGCAACGCTTTTTGATTCGATCGGGATATAACGCGATCGCCGCAGCCAGCGGCGCGGAAGGACTCCGCCTTGCCAAAGAACATTTACCCGCAGCCATTCTGCTAGATGTGAAAATGCCCGATCTAGATGGGTGGGGAGTCTTGAGTCGGCTCAAGTCCGATCCCGATCTCGCCGATATTCCCGTGATGATGGTCACAATTGAGGGCGATCGCGCCTTGAGCAGTGCCTTGGGAGCGGTTGACTATCTGGTCAAACCCGTGGATTACGATCGGTTGATGACGCTGTTGGAGCCATATCAGACCAACTCAGCCCCCACATCCGTGATGGTAGTAGAAGATAACTCCGAAAATCGGGAGATGATCTGCCGCCAACTAACCAAAGCCGGATGGCGAGTCTTGGCAGCCCAACACGGGATCGAGGCACTAGCACTGATGCAGACAGAAGAACCTGGAGTTATTTTGCTAGATCTGATGATGCCAGAAATGGATGGATTTGAGTTTCTGCGTCAACTTCGCCAACATCCGCAATGGCGATCGCTCCCCGTCATCGTCCTCACCGCCAAAGACTTGACTACCGAGGAACGTCAGTGGTTAGACAGTCAAACTCAACGCATTTACCAAAAAGGTGCCGGAAACAAACAAATCCTCGACGAAATCCGCACGTTAATCGCTTCGCATTCTTCCCAGCGGTGTTGA